From the Deinococcus gobiensis I-0 genome, the window GATCTGCGCTGGAACCAGCTCGGCCGGCTTCCTCAGTCCTTCGGGGCGTTCAGGGAGCGCGGTGGACAGGTGTATGTCTGAGGCGGCATTCGGCCTGAATCCGTCTCGACGGGCCGGTTGAAGGCTTCCCGATCCTTCCGTTCCCGCCGCGCCCCCGTCTTCTGGCTGTTCCCGTGATGACGTGCCCTGAAGGTGTGGCAGCCGATTCCTCTCCCCCCGTTCCAAGGTGACCGCCCGAATTCAGTGCTTCCGGAGTCTTTCATGCCCCCATCTGATCTCACCATCCTTCCCATCCGCCACCACGGCCCCGGCTCGGCGCGCAGCGTGGCGCGGGCGCTGGAGGCCAACCCGCCCGCCACCTTGCTCATTGAGGGACCAGTGGACGCCGACAGCCTGCTGCCCTTCCTGAACGACCCGGCGCTCGTGCCGCCCGTCGCGGTCATGGCGCATGTGCAGGGCCAGCCCGAGCGGTCGGTGTTCTACCCGCTGGCCGAATTTTCCCCCGAATTCGTGGCGATCCGCTGGGCCCTGGCACGCGGCGTGCCGGTGGCCTTCATGGACCTGCCCGCCGCCGTGACCCTGGCCCCGAAGGAAGACGAAGCCCCGGCAGAGGCCGACCCGGACGCCGAATCCCCGCCCGCTTCCCCCGCCGACGCCGTGCGCTCGGACCCGCTGGCGCTGCTGGCCCAGGCCGCCGGCTACAGCGATTTCGAGCGCTGGTGGGACGCGCTGGTCGAGTCGCGCGGCGAGGGCGAGGCGGTGTTCGCCGCGATCGCGGAAGTCATGGCGGCGGTGCGTGAGGCCGAGGACGACCACACCTCTGGGCGCGACCTGATCCGCGAGGCCCAGATGAGGCAGACCATCCGCGCGGCGCTGAAGAAGGGCAGCGTGGCGGTCGTGTGCGGCGCCTGGCACGCCCCGGCCCTGACCCCCGAGGTGCTGGCCCGCGAGGCGAAGGCCGACCCGGCACTCGTCAAGGGCCTGCCCAAAGCCAAGGTGGCCCTCACCATCACCCCCTGGACGCACGGGCGGCTCACACAGGCGAGCGGCTACGGCGCGGGCGTCACGTCGCCGGGCTGGTACGCGCACCTGTATTCCACGCCGGCCCAGGTCTCCGAGCGCTGGCTGACCCGTTCGGCGCGGCTGCTGCGCGCGCGCGGGCTGGACGCGTCGAGCGCCCAGGTCATCGACGCGGTGCGGCTGGCCGACGCCCTGGCGGCCCTGCGCGGGCGGCATCTGGCGGGGCTGGACGAGCTGACCGACGCCACGCAGGCCGTATTCGCCTGGGATTCCGACACGCCGCTGCGTCTGCTCTCCGAGGAGCTGTTCGTGGGTGAGGCGCTGGGCAGCGTGCCCGGGGGCTTGCCCGCCGTGCCGCTGGAGCAGGATCTCGCGGCCACGCTGGGCCGGCTGCGGCTCAAGCGCGAGGCCACCACCCGCGATCAGGTGCTCGACCTGCGCGAGGACGCGGGCCTGGGCCGCTCGCAGCTGTTCCACCGCCTGAACCTGCTGGGTGTGCCCTGGGCGAAGGAGGGTGCCAGCCGGGGCAGCGGCACCTTCAAGGAAACCTGGACCCTGCGCTGGGAACCGGAATTCAGCGTGCGGCTGGTCGAGGCGAGCCGCTACGGCAACACGCTGGTGCGCGCGGCCCACACGGCGGCCACTTCGCAGGCCCGCCGCGCCCCCGACCTGGGCACCCTCTCGGCGCTGCTGGAGGTCACGCGGCTGTGCGGGCTGCCGGGGGCGTCCGACTTCACGCTCGCGCGCCTGAGCGAACGTGCCGCCGACGCCGACACCGCCGCGCTGCTGCTCGCGCTGCCGCCGCTGGCCCGCCTGGCCCGCTACGGCGACGTGCGCGCCCGCGAGGGCGACGACCTGCGCCCGGTGTTCCGCACGCTGGTGGCCCGCGCCGCGGCCGGGCTGCCCAACGCCGCCCACGCGCTGGGCGAGGAGGCCGCGCAGACGCTGCACACCCAGATCGCCGGGGCCGACGCGGCGGTGCGCCTCCTCGACGACCCGGAGGCGAGCGGCGAGTGGGTCGCGGCCCTGCACGCCCTGGACGCGCCCGGCACGGCGCCCCTGCTGCGCGGCGACGCCGTGAACCGCCTGCGCGACCGGGGCCTCCTGGACGCCGAAGCCGTGCAGGCGCGGCTGGCCTCGGCCCTGGCCCCCGGCGCGCCGCCGCTGGACGTGGCCGCGTGGCTGGGCGGCTTCATCGGCGGAGACGGCGAGACGCTGCGCCACGACCCGGCGGTGCTGGGCCTGCTCGACACCTGGGTGGTGGGCCTGGACCCGGAGGCCTTCGGCGACGTGCTGCCGCCGCTGCGCCGCGCCCTGTCGCGCCTGGAGCCGAACGCCCGCCGCACGCTGGGCGAGGACCTGCGCGGCCTGGAACGTGCCGCGCAGGCCACGGCAACCGACCATGACCTGGGGGCGGGTGTAGTGCCCGTCGTCCTGCGGTTGCTGGGCGTGGCCGTCCCCCCCGAATTTCAGCCCACTGGAGACGTGCAATGACGGAACCCACTCCCGCTCTGCCCCCCGAACAGGAACGCCTGCGCCGCTGGCGGCTGCTGCTGGGCGGCGAGACCGCCAGCGGCCAGAGCGCCGACGGCACCGGCTGCGCGCTGGGCGAGCACGACCGCCGCCTCGACGCCGCGCTGGCCTCGCTGTACGACGGTGCGCCCTTCACCGTCCAGACCGGCAAGCCCGAGAAGGGCCGCAAGTCGAACCGCAATGTCGGCTTCGGCAAGAGCGCCCCGGCGGTCGCCGCGTGGCTGGGCGAGGTCCGCGACCTCTTTCCGAGTTCGGCGGTGCAGGTCATGCAAGGGGACGCCGTCGAGCGCCTGAACCTGAGGACCATGCTCCTCGAACCCGAACTCATGGAGCACCTGCAACCCGACGTGCACATGGCCGCCACCCTCATCAGCCTCAAGGACGCCATGCCGGACCAGGCCAAGGCGCTGGCGCGGCAGGTCGTGGCGCGGGTGGTGGACGAGTTGCAAGCGCGGCTGGCCGAGCCGCTGCGCTCCGCCGTCACCGGCAGCCTGAACCGCTCGCAGCGTAACCTGCGCCCGCGCCAGAACGAGATCGACTGGGGCCGCACCCTGCTGAAGAACCTGCGCACTTACGACCCCGAGCGCCGCAGCGTGATTCCCGAGCGGCTGGTGGGCTACGGGCGGGCGCGGCGGCAGCTCAAGGCCGTGACCCTGTGTGTGGACCAGTCGGGCAGCATGGCCTCCAGCGTGGTCTACGCGGGGATTTTCGGGGCGGTGCTGGCGAGCCTGCCGGCCCTCAAGACGAACGTGGTCGTGTACGACACGACGGTCGTGGACCTCACCGACCACCTCGCCGATCCGGTGGACGTGCTCTTCGGCGTGCAGCTCGGCGGCGGCAACGACACGCCGCTGGCCCTGCGCTACTGCCGCGGCCTGCTGACCAACCCCGAGGAGCACACCTTCGTCCTGATCTCCGACCTCTACGAGGGCTCGGGCAGCGCCGAGATGATCCGGCGCCTGAACGAGTTCCGCGAGATGGGCGCGCGCGTGATCGTGCTGCTGGCCCTGGACGACGACGGCACACCCAGCTACGACCACGACAATGCTGCCAAGCTCGCCGCGCACGGCATTCCGGTGTTCGCCTGCACGCCCGACTACTTTCCCGACCTGATGGCGACCGCGCTGGGCGGAGCCGACATCGCTGCCTGGGCGGCGGCGCGCGGCATCGTGACCGCGCGGGCAGCCGCGCCCGACGCCGCCGGAGGGGTTCTCTAACTCAGCGGGCACGCTCAGGGGACTTCGCCACAGGCGCTTCCCTTGGTCAAGAAAACCTGAGCAGTTCCCGCCCCATACCGCGCCGGTCTGCCCCGAAGGTGGGCGCATGTCTCGCCTTCTCTTCCGGCTCGGCCAGCTCAGCCGGCAATTCTGGTTCGTCCCTGCCCTCATGACCCTGGCCGCGCTCCTGCTCGCCGAACTGGGCATCCACCTCGAGGAACGCTACGGGGTCCTGCCCGGCCTCTCCTTCGTGTACGGCGGCGGCGAGACGGGATCGCGCAGCCTGCTCTCGGCCATCGCCAGCAGCAGTATCGGGGTGGCGGGCACGGTCTTTTCGATCACCATCGCGGCCCTCTCCTACGCGGCGGGCAGCATGGGGCCGCGCCTGCTCGACAACTTCACGCGCGACCGGGGCAACCAGGTCACGCTGGGCACCTTCATCGCCACCTTCGCCTTCTCGCTCTATACCCTGCGCAGCGTCCAGGGCGGCGAGGACGTGCCTTTCGTCCCGCACTACAACGTGACCTTCGCCCTGCTGCTGGCGCTGGGCTGCATCGCCGCGCTGGTGTATTACCTCGCGCACGTCACGGGCAACATCAACATGACCCGGGTGGTCAATCTGCTGCGCAACGACCTGCGCCTGACCCTCGAGGAGGTCACCCGGCCCGATGCCGAGGCCTCGGGCTGCCGGATTCCGCCGCCCGACTTCTGGGAGGGCAGTGAGACGCTGCGGGCCACGGGTGGGGGCTACCTCCAGCAGGTCGACATCGCGGCCCTGACGCAGCGCGCCGCGCAGGCGGGCACGGTGGTGCGTCTTCTCGTCCGGACAGGCGACTACGTGTTTCCGCACATGGCGGTCGCGCAGGGCCAGCCGGTCCTGCCCCCCCGGACGCTCGACACGCTGCTGCTGGGCGACGAGCGGGTGTCCCGGCAGGACCTCGAATACAGCGTGCGGCAGCTGACCGAGGTGGCGGCGCGCGCCCTGAGCCCCAGCACCAACGATCCCGTCACGGCCATTGACGTGATCGACCGGTTCGGGGACGCGCTGTGCAGCCTCCGGGACCGGGAATGGCCCAACGGCTGCCATGTCCACGGCGGCGAACTGCGGCTGATCGTGCCGACCACGGATTTCACCGGCCTGGTCAACACGATGTTCCGGCCGATCCGGCAGTACGGGGCGGGGGACCCGGCGGTGGTCATCCGGTTTCTGGAGGTGGTGAACGAGGTCGCCCTGTGTCTGCGCGGGCCGGAGCGGCGCCACGCGCTGCTGCACCACGCGGACCTGATGGTGCACGACGCGATGGGCAAGATCGAGAATCCCAGCGACCGCGCCGACGTGCAGGAGCGTTACGGCCGGGTCCGGGCGACGATCCCGTCCTGAGACCGTGAAATTAACGACGCTGTAATGTGTTTCGGGGTCTGCTGGGGGCATGACCTCCACGGCTTGTCTTTTCCAGGAAGAGCGGCTTCTCGTGCAGGACAGGGCCGAGCTGCTCGGCCGCTTTCTCCCCAGGGACCGCATGGTGTTCGGGCCGGGGGCCACCCGCGAGGTCCGGCTGCGCAACGTCTCGCCCCGCGACCTCGACGTGCAGGGCCTGGAAGTGCGCTGGACCCTGGGGGCAGCGTATCTGCTGCGCTGGGAACAGCCCCGGACGCTCGTGCCCGGGCAGGAGGCGGCCGTGCTGGACCTGCTCAGCTTCGCCCGGCTGACCCGGCTCGCGCAGCAGGCGGGGCAGCGCAGCTTCGGTTTCGACGGCACCGTCCACGAGGTGACCCTGCTGTTCGGCGGCCCCGCGCCGGGTCAGGCGACCTTCCGGGTCCGGTGGGGCTTCGCCGCGGCCGACCACGACCTGGGGTTTTTCCTCGTGGAAGGAGAGGACCGCTGAGGCGGCGCTCCCGGGGCCTGCTGCTCGCCCTGCTGGCCGGCGCGCCTGTGCCGCCGGCCGGGGCAGGCGTGCCGCGTCTTCCCGACCGCCTGCTCGGCACGTACTACGCGACCTTCGGGGAGGAGCTGCCCCGGCTGCGCGGGGTCTATCCCAACTACACCCTGATCTACCTGTTCGCGGCGACCCCCGCGCCGGGCCGGCCTCCCGGCACCCTGGAATTCACCCCGCCCGGGGACGGCCACGGGGCCTGGACCCACTGGGCCGAAGACCTCCAGTTCGTTCGCCGGGTCCAGCGGCGCCGGGTGCTGCTGTCGGTGGGCGGGGCCGGACAGGCCGTGCGCCTGAACGACCGCGCGGCGTCGGTCCGCCTCGTCGAGAGCGTGGACCGGTTCTACGCGGCCTGGAAAGGCTTCGACGGCCTGGACCTCAATACCTTCGAAGGACAGGCGGCCCCGAACGTCCCCGAGCTGATCTGGGTGGGGCGGGAACTCAAGCGCCGCCATCCGGGATTCCTGATCACCGCGCCGCCCGCGCCCTGGAATCCGGCCGACCAGCGGCTGTGCGCCGCCATGCTGCGCGCCCAGGCCCTGGACTACTGCGCGCCGCAGTACTACGGCGGCCCGCAGCTCGGCGACCCGGCGTACCTGCTGGACAACCTGGCGACCTGGGTGAGGCTGCTGGGGGCGGAGCATGTCGTGGTGGGCTTCGGGCTGCACGCGGGCCTGCCCGACTACTGGACGGAGGACGCGGCGGCCCGGACCTACGCGCGGGCCAGGGCCCGTTTTCCGGGCCTGCGCGGGGCCTTCGGCTGGCGGCTGGACTGGGACGCGCGGCGGGGCTTTCCCTTCGCCGTGCGCCTGGGGCCACTGGTGCGCTGAACGGCCGCCCACCTGGCCCCGGTCCCTCCTCAAAGGTTTGCCCAACACCGGCTGCCCAGCCGGCGCTCCCCCACCTCTACAGTGGAATAATGTCTGAGGTCACCTCGCCCTCTCTCCTGCACCAATTGTTGACGGTGACCCACGCCCTTTCCCAGGTCGAGCAGGTCGGTGCCATCTTTCCAGTGGTCCTCTCCACGGCCCAGCAGGGGCTTCAGGCGCTCGCCGGCGCCATCTTCCTGCCCGACCCGGCCCAGCAGCGTCTAGAGCGGGTAGCGGCGCAGGCCGAGCGGCAGGACGCCCCGTCCATCTGGCAGGACGGCCCCATCCAGACCGGCTCTCCGGCCAGCGTCAGTTTCATGACCCACGAAGCCCAGTATTTCCCTTCGAAGGGGGACCTCGCGCGGGCCTACCCGCACCTCGAGGAACAGACCGGCCAGACCGCGCCGGTCGCCAGCGCCGTCATTCCCATCAGCTCCCAGGATCAGGTGCTGGGGGTGCTCGTGCTCGATTTCGAGGAACCGCACCACTTCACGGCCGAGGAACAGCTCT encodes:
- a CDS encoding DUF2254 domain-containing protein — protein: MSRLLFRLGQLSRQFWFVPALMTLAALLLAELGIHLEERYGVLPGLSFVYGGGETGSRSLLSAIASSSIGVAGTVFSITIAALSYAAGSMGPRLLDNFTRDRGNQVTLGTFIATFAFSLYTLRSVQGGEDVPFVPHYNVTFALLLALGCIAALVYYLAHVTGNINMTRVVNLLRNDLRLTLEEVTRPDAEASGCRIPPPDFWEGSETLRATGGGYLQQVDIAALTQRAAQAGTVVRLLVRTGDYVFPHMAVAQGQPVLPPRTLDTLLLGDERVSRQDLEYSVRQLTEVAARALSPSTNDPVTAIDVIDRFGDALCSLRDREWPNGCHVHGGELRLIVPTTDFTGLVNTMFRPIRQYGAGDPAVVIRFLEVVNEVALCLRGPERRHALLHHADLMVHDAMGKIENPSDRADVQERYGRVRATIPS
- a CDS encoding DUF5682 family protein, which codes for MPPSDLTILPIRHHGPGSARSVARALEANPPATLLIEGPVDADSLLPFLNDPALVPPVAVMAHVQGQPERSVFYPLAEFSPEFVAIRWALARGVPVAFMDLPAAVTLAPKEDEAPAEADPDAESPPASPADAVRSDPLALLAQAAGYSDFERWWDALVESRGEGEAVFAAIAEVMAAVREAEDDHTSGRDLIREAQMRQTIRAALKKGSVAVVCGAWHAPALTPEVLAREAKADPALVKGLPKAKVALTITPWTHGRLTQASGYGAGVTSPGWYAHLYSTPAQVSERWLTRSARLLRARGLDASSAQVIDAVRLADALAALRGRHLAGLDELTDATQAVFAWDSDTPLRLLSEELFVGEALGSVPGGLPAVPLEQDLAATLGRLRLKREATTRDQVLDLREDAGLGRSQLFHRLNLLGVPWAKEGASRGSGTFKETWTLRWEPEFSVRLVEASRYGNTLVRAAHTAATSQARRAPDLGTLSALLEVTRLCGLPGASDFTLARLSERAADADTAALLLALPPLARLARYGDVRAREGDDLRPVFRTLVARAAAGLPNAAHALGEEAAQTLHTQIAGADAAVRLLDDPEASGEWVAALHALDAPGTAPLLRGDAVNRLRDRGLLDAEAVQARLASALAPGAPPLDVAAWLGGFIGGDGETLRHDPAVLGLLDTWVVGLDPEAFGDVLPPLRRALSRLEPNARRTLGEDLRGLERAAQATATDHDLGAGVVPVVLRLLGVAVPPEFQPTGDVQ
- a CDS encoding VWA domain-containing protein, whose translation is MTEPTPALPPEQERLRRWRLLLGGETASGQSADGTGCALGEHDRRLDAALASLYDGAPFTVQTGKPEKGRKSNRNVGFGKSAPAVAAWLGEVRDLFPSSAVQVMQGDAVERLNLRTMLLEPELMEHLQPDVHMAATLISLKDAMPDQAKALARQVVARVVDELQARLAEPLRSAVTGSLNRSQRNLRPRQNEIDWGRTLLKNLRTYDPERRSVIPERLVGYGRARRQLKAVTLCVDQSGSMASSVVYAGIFGAVLASLPALKTNVVVYDTTVVDLTDHLADPVDVLFGVQLGGGNDTPLALRYCRGLLTNPEEHTFVLISDLYEGSGSAEMIRRLNEFREMGARVIVLLALDDDGTPSYDHDNAAKLAAHGIPVFACTPDYFPDLMATALGGADIAAWAAARGIVTARAAAPDAAGGVL